TtatgctgctactgctgctgctgctgctgctggccccAAAGGATTGCGCCGAAACATTGGCCAGCTCCTGGATATCCAGGGAGCGGCAGGCCGCCGATGTCGTCACGGTTTCAATGTTCTCCAAACCCATCGACTTCTGGGGAAGGAGTAAAGATAACTATTAGTAAATAATATCTTATCGGACAATTGATGAGGACTCACCTTTGCGACCTGTGCTGATTGCGAGCCCAGTTTGCAGACACCCAGGTGATTACTGCTTGCGTTTGCATTCGCGGCGGCATTAAGATCACTTGATATTAGATTATTGAGCTGGTGCGTGGGCAGCGGTTTTGTTACGTGCAATTGGTCAATAGTGTTATTACTCGTGGCGGGGGAATTGTGAGATTTTTTggtgtcgctgctgctgctgccagtACAACTGGCGTGGATCACACCAACGTCAATGTGGTCATGACTATGCGATACGGCGCCACCAACGCCCAGCGATGGCAGGCTGATATCCAACATCAGTGAATCGTTGTCGTTCTCCAAAAATCGAGTACTAACAGTAGCACTGTTGTTCACTTGCATTTTCGACGCATTGCAACCACCGTCCGCcgcctgctgttgttgcttgcTCGATTGGTTGTTGGTTGTGTGGTTTATTTGGTGGCTACTGTTGTTAATTTGATTATCATCACTAATGTTATTATTACTTTTACTGTTCGCGCTATTGTCCGATTGCAATTGGTCTTGCTGCTGCCCATATTCGGATCGCCAGTGATCCCTGGGCTCGGCTTCCGTCTCCAGAACATTGCCGACCATGTTCACAGATGGCAGCAGGTAGACCACGTTGGATAAACTGCTGCTATTGCTGTTCGCGTTGGGGCCATTGCTGTTGATcatgctgttgttgttgttgctgctgttattgttattattgttgctaATGACATTGCCGCCACGATCACGATGAAGGCTTGGCTGCGGGTTCTCCTTCAGATTGTTATTGTTAACAGTCAAAGTGGACAGGCTGGTGACACGCAACGGCTGCGATTGACCAGTATCTATAACCtttggaattttcatttccTCTATACTGTAGGTACAAGTTAGCTCGTCCAGTGCGGATAGGCGCTTCTCCTTCCGCTTCTGTCCCAATTTGATGGCAAACTGTTGTGGAGAAAGATTATTACAATATGCTGCGTGCATGGATGAAATTGAATGGCAACGAAACCTACCTCAAGATCCTCGTATGTCTTAAACTCCAGTATAGCGAATCCATCGATGATTTCCTCCTCGAGCACCGGAGATCGTGGCAGCTTTCTTCGAACCGGAGGTGGTGGTCGAGGCGGTGGCTTGTCGCGCGGCAAGAGCAGTGTGGACGAGGACGAGGTCGAGAGCAGATCCTCGTCCAGCGACTCACCCTCGCTATCGCTAGGCGTGGCCATCAGACCCGAGTTGCACTCGGGGGAATGTGGTGGATTTAGGAGTAACGATGCAATACTATCTGTGGGCGGCAGCAGATTGTTGCTgccattgctgctgctggtgaagTTTCCATTTGAGTTGTTGCTATCCTCGCCCATGCTGCCAGCGCTGTTGATGTGATAGATCATCCCATTGTTGCCGGGTCCTGCCGCCGATCCGTTGCCCATTGCAACCGCCGAGGATCCGCCACCGACGCCGCTGTTGGGCGTGACGAGGCCAACTCCACCTCCCTGGCCACCGTTGGCCGCACTCATGGCACTGCCGACCCCCACAGAGGATCCGGCTATGAACGTGCCACTCAGCGAGCTGGCATTGCATCGACTGTCGCGTTCCGCTTGCAAACGCTGGGCACGTTCCCTCCGGCGTTTCTGCTGGCGCTGTTGCTTGGCATTCAGACTCAGAtgagtgctgctgctggaggtgGTGCTGTGGCCATTGGTATTCCCAGCAGCCACCGCTCCTGATCCCGCTCCGAAGCCGGACTGACTACCGGCTATGCTAGCAGtgcctcctccgcctcctaCTCCTCCTACTCCCGCACTGGAATTCAGCTGTGGCATTATTGTGGATGCCGCCGCCGTCGGAGGAGACGTCGGGGATCGCGAATCTATGCCGGCTGAGGCAGAGACGGCCGCTGCGGCTGCCACAATCGAGAGTTCCGTGTCGGAGTCAAAGTCACAGGCACTGGGAGCCATCGATACCGCCGAAACAGGTGGACAGGTGGGCTCCGATATCGAGACGGGTGATGCCGGGGGAATCGCTGCCACGGCCATTGGTTTGCCGCCATCCGATGCCGACGTCGCCGTCGTCGCCGCCGTCGAGGAGGTGTTCGATACAAACGATGGCCGAGCACGCGGCATGGAGCCCAGATCGGCTATATTGGCACTTGCTTGAACTAAGGCGGTCGCCGTCGGCGGAGGAAGATGCAGTACCGCCAGGGCGCCGGTCGAACTCTTTGATATACTCTGGCCCACTACCGTGAGCACTTGGGACTGTGGCTGTGACTGCGATTGCGACTGGGACGACTGTGAGCTGGCGCTGGAGTGTGAATGTGAGTGGGAGTGCGACTCGCTCTTCTCATCCTGGACTGTGACAGCGGGAACGGAGGATCCAATGTCCTGCGACGATGATATATGCTTGATTTGGGATCCTATTCCATTAATACTACTGCTGCCCGACGCAGACGTCTTTGATTTAACGCTGGCATTTGATGTGTCCATTTCTTTTGCTACGTAAAGCTTCCAGTGGATTACACTTCAGTTCCTTTTCCTTGGGAATACAAATTATCGATGAGCATTATTATGTATATTGCTATCTGGACCAAACCTTTTCCAATGCATTCGGCTATGATTTTTATCTATATATTTCTTttctatttctttttttttctttggaaGGAGGGGTTTTCTATGCCATCGATAAGGCGAAAGCTTTACAAATATTGGATTTAAGGTGCTACTACGGCCGATTCAATCGCGTGTATTTTGAAAAAATCGATGCTGCGCCGACTGTTTTTACGTGATATTGTTATTTGGTGGCCACTGTGGGGTTTTTCGCATTCCGACCGGTTAACATATTTGATTAGAGTCACTAATTTggttaaaaataataattgtacaagttgttttcatttcgtttgCTCTTTTCCTTGTGGTCAACTTCCCTATTGCGCTTTTTtctgtacacacacacataatatttaattctgcacactttttttttacaaCAAACACTTATTGTTTTTTCGGGTCAGCGGGATTGCACACAAATCAGAACAGatgtaaaatataataaaaaaaataaataacataaaGCCGATATGAGAATTCACCGAAAATAGTccatatttattttgtctaGCACTTTATCATTCGTCATAtactcttcttcttcttcttcgtaTTCCTCCTCTGCTGCTTCTtctccttcttcttcttgaaatatatgtatgcacatatatgtacgtacatgCATGCGTACATATAAATTCGTACGAGTATAcgtatgtatatttatatacaccAGTTcggttttgcttttgctgttgctttttctTGCTTTCCTTCTTTCTTTCGGCCTTTTTTTCTCTATGCCTCCGTGTTCGTTCCGTCTATAAGTCTGCCGCTAGCGAGTGCACAAACCATTTAACCAGAGTTTCACACCGTTGcctttgcaaataaaattacgataaaagaattttttttttttaatgagaAGAGAAAATTTTGAAGCagcttctttttatttttactctTTCGCAGAACTTTTGTTGGCTTTTCTCTTAAAGATTTGCAGAAGCAgcgcagaaacagaaacaataGTGTCATCTCGCTCACACTTACACTTTTCTAATTGcgacatacgtacatacaaaATACGACAACgacaaatacaaatacgacgacgacgacgacgaatTTTTGTGAACTGTATGCGATTGTTCGtacatttttacattttccaCACACACCGAACGCACAACGAACGACCAAAACGATCGATTGTGCATCAACGCGTTATATGCATCGCTACCAAACTAACTGTCATCACGGctattatgtatattttacATAAAATCCAATATTATTTTCCGAAAATTTTGTTAACCACAAAGAACCAACATAGTCTCTCAGAGACGGACCAAATTTTCGATAGCTGcagaaaatcattttcaagggGATAACATTATGATAACTATCGAAACAGCGGTCAGTCTCCACTGGTGGCCGCGATTTCGGGCGTTTCACACCGATAACAAGATGCGAAAAGTTGGTTTCAAAAAATACTGGGAACAAATGGAATAAGATAAAATCAATTAGAAAAAACcggtttttagtttttgttgcAGTTCAGGATGCTCCCACCTCCCAAATAAAGATATTGAATGTTTaagtatttaatttgtatttcaaatatagttacatttaaatttatattgcCACGAAAATGACTCCCATACCCTCCACACATTGGCCTCCtccttaaataattttatgattTCCGTTTGTTACATTTTTATGAATATACGACTATAATATATGGAACAAGATCACATCACAACGTGAATTATAGTAACAACTATAGCTTTTGTCAAGGCTGCACTCTAAGAATAACATTCAAAAACGATTTTATCTGTTTTAAATTCTTCTGAAATGTTCACGATAAATTTAATGCCTTGATTTGTACGGTTCAAATTGGGGCGTGTTCTTTAAATGTTTTCCAAATAGGTCTTGTTCTCGATTTTAAAGGAGCAGAGGCAGCATCAAAAAGAGTCGGAAATGCTATttagttttgttgtgtttcTAACCGAAAATAAACTACTACAGCCACAtccaaaagcaaaacaaaaaacccgATTCGCTAACAGTCGGTAGAAGAAATGGGCTGATCTTGTgcgttttttttgtttgttgcatTGCCTTGCAAAATGTGACTTTCCTTTTCTTGTTTGGTGTCATCAGTCTCAGTTTTCGACTTGGGTAGGTTCTTTCGCTCTTGTTCATCATTGTTAACATTCTCCTCGTCCTCATCATCGTCATAGTTGGTTGGTTCCTCGCCCTTGCGCAATAGCTTTCCAACCAGCTCATATTTTTCTAAATAACATAATGAGAACGTTAGTTTACCTATGGATCTgagcatatacatatatatacgatTTAATTACCCTTGAACTGCATTTCCCATTCCCGCACAGAGTCCATTTCCACGGCACTTAAATCGCTCAGGTCATCGTATTCATCCTTGTCAATTGAAACCACGCTGAAAGTGGCCAAGTTTCGGGAGGCATCTCTTCCCGCAAAAGTTGCGTAGGGTCCACCTGAAAACCAGATAATCATCATATAGTTTTAGTTTGTTGGAGTCAGCAGTCTGGTCATCATGAACACAGCACCGTAGATAGAAGATAGTATACAATCAAGTGCGCAACTTAAGGGTTTTCTGCGCATCTACGTCACAAGTGTCGTGCATCTTGCTCGCACTCGTTACTTTTAGTTAAAATACTTAAGGGAAAAGTGCAATCCGTTGTTGAAATGCCACTGGTTTCTGTTTGGTGTCTTTGAACATTTCAATTAAGGCATTTACATTAGGAAGTATTTAGATTTGATAAGGCGGATAACCCAAAGTGGCTACAATTGAATCACTATCTCATAAATAGTTCTATGAAAATGACGATCATGGTGAACTATTTTAGCATTTCATGCTTAACAATAAATTATGCGGAAAACACCTAGTCGACATTTGGTAggcattatttaattattgaaTTTGGTTAGATAGTTGCGCTATCTAAAACGAAAAGTTTCTTGTTGATAAGCTGTTAATCTTAGCGCAAAAAAATTACGAAATATAGCAGAGATATGAGCAAATGTCGTGCAATATCTCCTCCCACAGAAATTAAATGCGATTAAGAAAGTTACAGATATCAGGAAAACCAATATTGTGATATATCATTGCAATTATAGGTAGACATCGAGGGATAATAATAAGGGGATCTTGGCAATCAAACACATAATAAATACCAAAATCCCTTCCTTATAATCGGCAATAGATCAATCTAAAATATTGCTAATGGGATATGCTATACTGTAAGCTTAGGAAcaacttaaattaaaatatttatgacttATCACTCACCTGGACCGTAAAAACGCCTTCCTTTGCTGACATCGTAAACGCTTCCATTGACGGCGACCAAAACCCGGCCATCCGGCTGAGTTCCATCGTACTGGCGAAGCTCCTTCACAGTGAAATCGCGTCGGATTTTGGGTAACTCCGGTTCGGATGGCTTTGCAACGCCCACGGATGGCACTTCGGTGCGATCCCGAACGATTTTATAGACCAGGAAGCAGATGATTGCCAGGAGGGCCAGGTTCATTGGACTGTACAGGATTTCGCGGATTATGTTGCCCAGAAATGAGGAATCATCGTTGTTTAGATTGTTGCCGATTTCTTTGTCGTAGGCCGAACTAGGATCTGCACCCACTTTGGAATCCATCTTGTTCGGTTAGTTTACTTGCTGCACTGGATGTTGCTATGCACTGAATGTTACAATATTGTACATCAACCTGCGAATTGTGTATACTgtcatttaataaatatgcGTTTCGTGATCGGATTTTATGTAAAAAAGCGGTTTGGTATTCCGAAAAAGgggtaaatatatgtaagcGCATTGGTAATGGAccaaaatatatgtacatatgtaattGCAATGTAAATTCCAAAGTTTATTAGCTCACCTTTTAGACGTGCCGTCTCGATTCGATTATTTTCATATTCCTCTGATCAATTTTTGCTGCGCAACAATGATTTCATAAATTAATATCTTTATTGCTCAGCAGCACCGACCTTTTGCGACTTACTGTATTTACAATTTTACGAACTACTTATGAAAATTGTGACAATGATTTTAGTAGGTTAAAGGTCTTTCATTACTGAAAAGTAATCGACAGAAGCGATAGCAGCGTGTTGTCAAACACCAAGCAGATATAACGCGGTTTTTCCACTGAAATTTTCTCATGGAACGGTGGGAAAAATTGTATATATCAACGTCGGTTCTCACTGATGGAAAATTCAGAGCTactaaaatacaatttaaattatttaatatgaaTGAGCAAACTTGGTTTTAACCTGGCTTATGGCAAGTTACTCAGCAATCTACTgttaaaaaacttttattcTGTGAATTCTTAGATATGAAGTTAAATGAAGTGCAAATAAGCTATCTCCGAATTAAAGTGGTCCAGAGTGCTCGAACTTATTGTCCATCTCTAACGCATTTTTAAAACGCAAGTGGCTGGTCACACTGatgttattccacattatattttgtattgtATTCTAGTTTATCTAATCTagcaaatatatttaaggCAACTAGACTAAATGCTAAGCATTCGTGTTTTAAGGCTACAAAATGGACACTCCATTCTTAACAACGCCTGCCAATTGGCACTTTCGCGAAACAAGAGCTCCAAAAGTTCGAGCAAAGACAACGTAACGCGCCAGGGAAAAATATTTGGCTCGTTGTTTGGAAATCGGCTCAAAGGCAGCAAAAACCATTGGTATCCATCGCCCGATGCAGGAACATCAGGCAATCAGAAGTCGATGCACGCCTTGAAGTTTGGAACCCCACACTCGAAGACAACTGCCAGCCACAACAATCGACGCATGTCTGTTCTGAACAAGTTGTTCATGACGAACATCACTGATATTCTGGCCACCGGCGCAGTTGCCGATTCCATCGTGGGACAGGGAGTGCAGATTTCCTATGTCAAGATCACCAGCGACTTCTCCCGCATCAATGTCTATTGGATGGGCAAGGATGGCGGGGAGAACCAAGAGCTCGAGAACACATTGAACCGCATGAGCGGCAGACTGCAGCACGAGCTGTCGCAGCTGCATCTGATGGGCGAAGTGCCAAAGATCAAGTTTGTCCGGGACAAAACGAGCACTGGTCTCCATCAGGTCCATGAGGTTCTGTCCAAGATCGATCTTCAGCATAGTTACTCTAGTTCAAATGCGGAAGTTGAAGAAAGCGACACGCAGAGTTGTCAGCCGGCTGCGGATGAGGAATGGCCGGAGATGCGACAGGATTTCCTCAGTTTTAACCAAAGCTTAGTTATGGACAAGATTCTCGGCAAGATGCGCAAGTCCAAAGAGGCCTGGGTTCATCATAGGCAAAATATTGCCAAAACCTAACGTTTGTTAAATCCCTCGACTTATGTACATAATGTTAATTATTAAAGTGTTATCAATACAATGTAAATTGGGTTCTTAAGTTGGAAATAGGAGTAGGGTCTGTAAACATTTGATCATTTTCCAATAAGTTTGAAATGATGGCTACATTTGACCCCAACCAGTTCATCATGTTGAGTGGTTTTAAAATAGAGTATCGACTGCGTTTCTAAAAAAAAGCTTTAACGGCTTAAAATTGAATGTCAAAGGTCAAATCATCACCATAATCGATTATATCGAATGATGTTGCTTTTAAAGCTTGCGCACTGCATCTGTATCCGTTATCGATATAAAGCAAAGACGCAAATAGGCGGACATGCGCACAAAATGAAAAGTTTTATAAGCTTTTAGTATTGGTAATATATTTCCATCAGGATATGCCTATTGTAGCtgtgcatttaatttaataaatatattaatagtTACTTGCAAGTTAATGTATTCAAATCAGCTGTTTTTAATAGTTGCGATAGTGGGCGACCTTGCGCTTAAATTGATATCGATGGCGGATAAAGCACTTGACTTGTTATCGAAACCAACACTTAAGCTTCGGCATACGGAAGCTATTCGATATATCGATGTATCGCGAGTGATTCACCCAGCCCTATCAATTATACCAAAAAAATCAGACCAGACCAGCTTATCGGGTACAGATTGATTACTTTCTTGCATCTCTAGTTTTAGTCGAAAAAATCCATTGAACCGATTTGGAAGCGGAGTGTGGTGATAGTTGTCAGTTTTGCACAATAAGAagaatatttgtttaaaagaCCAAGCCAAAGCCCAAATCGCAGTGCGCTCTTTGTGGCGATAAACATGACATCTACACTAACACAACACAGTTAAGCCTGAGAAATAAGTGACAAATTGGAAAAGTCGATGATAAATTCGTTTGGGAGTATATATACAAATTCTTTTCGTGTAAATGTCGATAAACATTTTTGCTTCAAAGCCCAACAATCATACCCACCTTTACCTTTTTCGCGATTCCAATTCCGATTTCAATAAATTTCGCTACATCGCCATTATAAACCGAAGAAGCAAGAAAGGTTATTGTGGTGGTACATACAATATATCGGGTTAATCGTGTGGGAGAATGAGTAACTCATGAGTGCTCTCCAATAACGATTTCTGTTTGCGATTTTCCCTGCTCCCCCACGACTTACGCATATTTGTTATTAACCACCACCCCACCGCCCCACACAaattttgtcaatttttttttgttgtgttaTCTATTGCAAACGAAAAGAAAAGTGATGGAACGCATGAGAGTATTTATAATGCAGTAATTGTATTTTGCAGAGGAGTGTGTGCAGTGAAGAAGAGCCAGCGATTAAAGGAAACACAGCAAGAGAAAAACAAGACCCGCGGAGCTGAGcagcaaaaacacaaacatcCGGACGAGTTGGGATCGCAGTTCGATCTGATCTGATCTGATATCTAATCTAATCTAATTGTGTGGGAAATCGGACCTCGCCGCAATGGATAGTTTAATAACAATTGTTAACAAGCTGCAAGATGCGTTCACATCGCTCGGCGTCCACATGCAACTGGATCTGCCGCAGATCGCGGTGGTCGGTGGCCAATCAGCTGGCAAGAGTTCCGTCTTGGAGAACTTCGTGGGCAAGTGAGTATCCCACCCAACGCCTTATCAGCATATTTCCCTCTCATATGGGATCATACTATCATACCATATCACCCTATCAGCAACCCGAATATCTGGCCTACATATATGGTGATTGATAATGGACCTGAAGGCGCCTTTGGCCTGCAGCGCGAATCGATTTTTCTGCACGCCAGTGCTCAGCGAAAAGTAGcactattatttcaaatgttCCGTGGAATGCCCAATTAAACGTTACTGGGAAACTATGACTAATCGCTGATATCACTCGCTTTCAgccattgtttttttttggttgtttATTAACAATCAATAATTGCTGTCTACGAAACAAGTGTACACTTGCTCATAATGACCAAACCATATCAGTGGTCTTAACTTAATTATGATGATAAGAATTTTATCTTCCACCTGCACAAAGCTGTTGAAAATCCAAAAGCACCGCAGCTCGACAAACTATATTCACAAAATGTATTGAAGAACACCTAAATACGTATTTTGAAATCTAAATTGTATGTATCAATGCGATTTCTTGTGTTTGTATCTATAAGCCTGCGCTGTCTCTCATTTTTCTTTGTTAGTGTCCACTCTAAATACAAACATATAACGAAAACAATGGCTTACGCCCCAAAAAAATGCAGATAAGACCAATGATAGTATGTCGCCGATTTAAGTTTTCCCCCCACTCCTACCAACGATTTGTAGAGAAACTCACATTCTATATGTTTACTTTcgaataattttgaaaaagTTTGACCTCCTTTAGGGTCGATTTACTTATTTTCCATGCCTTGCTTGCTAATTAGGGGGGGTGCGCTGAAAAAGAACATTAATCAATATGCCCATTCATGTATTTACAAACTGCATTAAACCATGTAAAGTTTGTGCTTACATAAGTCCACTATGTTCAAAATAGTCCAGATAGAATTCGCATGCGCCGTGCtttttatttgtatgtatgtatgtatgtatgtgtgtcaATTAGGGTGGttccaccgcccaccgccccccGCCCACCTGACACCACTGAGCCGTCGGCGGAAGCGAAAGAGGCAGCCCACCCACGGCCAGCAGGCCAAAGTCTTAATGTCAATGGAAAATGAAGGCTTCTATTAACTGGGCAGTGCGAACAGGATGTAGGTGACCAGAGTGGTCAGAATGACCCATTTCCCCCATTCAATTTATTAGCCTAGCTAACCAATAGCATTTCTTTAATTACTCCGAGGTATTAAACAATGCCCAACACCCTTCCTGGTCAGAAGAAAATACATGTTTACACAACACTCTTGTCCTCAACTGGGATTGTTAAACACTAGCTGCAAGGCATAAGTTGAAGTTCCATTAAGTTTGTAGTACTGGCAACTCAAATACGCATTATTCCACGCAATTTCAAAATGGATTGATTCCCTCTACATACTTCTTAAGCCCACAATCCGAAAACCAAAGTACACACTTGTATAATTCCATTATTAAATACAAAACGTTTCCCCATTTTACAGAGATTTCTTGCCGCGTGGCTCTGGCATCGTGACTCGCAGACCACTAATCTTGCAACTGATCAATGGAGTTACCGGTAAGCTGAACATTTGATATGATCAAGGAGAAGCTATCTTCTAATGCACATTTGCTATTTATTGCAGAATATGGAGAGTTCCTTCACATTAAAGGCAAGAAGTTTTCCAGCTTCGATGAGATCAGAAAAGAAATCGAAGATGAAACGGATCGTGTGACCGGTAGTAACAAAGGCATTTCAAACATTCCAATTAATTTGCGCGTCTACTCGCCGCACGTACTCAATTTAACCCTGATCGATTTGCCCGGCCTGACAAAGGTGGCCATTGGCGATCAGCCGGTGGATATTGAGCAGCAAATTAAGCAGATGATATTCCAATTTATTCGCAAAGAGACTTGTTTAATTCTGGCTGTGACCCCGGCCAATACCGATCTGGCCAATTCGGATGCCCTCAAGCTGGCCAAGGAGGTGGATCCACAGGGTGTGCGAACCATTGGCGTTATAACCAAGCTGGATCTGATGGACGAGGGCACCGATGCGCGCGACATTCTGGAGAATAAGCTGCTACCGCTGCGACGTGGCTACATTGGCGTGGTGAATAGATCCCAGAAGGATATCGAGGGTCGCAAGGATATCCACCAGGCGTTGGCCGCCGAACGCAAGTTCTTCTTGAGCCATCCCTCCTATCGGCACATGGCCGACCGTCTCGGCACCCCCTACTTGCAGCGCGTGCTCAACCAACAACTAACCAACCACATCAGGGACACGTTACCTGGCCTGCGGGATAAGTTGCAGAAGCAGATGCTCACTTTGGAGAAGGAGGTGGAGGAGTTCAAGCACTTTCAGCCAGGCGATGCCAGcatcaaaacaaaagctatGCTCCAGTAAGTTATAAAAAAATGGGATTCCCTTTTGTAACGATTGATTAAAATGGTGCATTTACATTCCTGCAGAATGATTCAGCAGCTGCAATCAGACTTTGAGCGAACTATTGAGGGCAGCGGCTCAGCTTTGGTGAACACAAACGAGCTCTCAGGTGGCGCCAAGATCAATCGCATTTTCCATGAACGGTAGGTGTTTGTGgtgcatttaaaaataaaaaactcaTAACATCTCGTTGCTTCAGTCTGCGCTTTGAGATCGTTAAGATGGCTTGTGATGAAAAGGAACTGCGACGAGAGATCTCATTTGCAATTCGAAATATCCATGGTATTCGCGTTGGCCTCTTCACACCCGACATGGCGTTCGAGGCGATTGTCAAGCGGCAGATAGCGCTGCTCAAGGAGCCGGTTATCAAGTGTGTCGATCTAGTCGTACAGGAACTTTCTGTGGTCGTGCGCATGTGCACAGCTAAAGTAAGTTGGCTAATTTGCTGCCCCAAGCTGAGCACTAAGTTTATATTGTTTCATCTTTGAACAGATGAGTCGATACCCACGTCTGCGTGAGGAGACCGAACGTATTATCACAACACATGTGCGCCAACGCGAGCACAGCTGCAAGGAACAGATCCTGCTGCTCATTGACTTTGAGCTGGCCTACATGAACACCAACCATGAGGACTTCATTGGCTTCGCCAAG
The Drosophila mauritiana strain mau12 chromosome X, ASM438214v1, whole genome shotgun sequence DNA segment above includes these coding regions:
- the LOC117147758 gene encoding dynamin isoform X1, producing MDSLITIVNKLQDAFTSLGVHMQLDLPQIAVVGGQSAGKSSVLENFVGKDFLPRGSGIVTRRPLILQLINGVTEYGEFLHIKGKKFSSFDEIRKEIEDETDRVTGSNKGISNIPINLRVYSPHVLNLTLIDLPGLTKVAIGDQPVDIEQQIKQMIFQFIRKETCLILAVTPANTDLANSDALKLAKEVDPQGVRTIGVITKLDLMDEGTDARDILENKLLPLRRGYIGVVNRSQKDIEGRKDIHQALAAERKFFLSHPSYRHMADRLGTPYLQRVLNQQLTNHIRDTLPGLRDKLQKQMLTLEKEVEEFKHFQPGDASIKTKAMLQMIQQLQSDFERTIEGSGSALVNTNELSGGAKINRIFHERLRFEIVKMACDEKELRREISFAIRNIHGIRVGLFTPDMAFEAIVKRQIALLKEPVIKCVDLVVQELSVVVRMCTAKMSRYPRLREETERIITTHVRQREHSCKEQILLLIDFELAYMNTNHEDFIGFANAQNKSENANKTGTRQLGNQVIRKGHMVIQNLGIMKGGSRPYWFVLTSESISWYKDEDEKEKKFMLPLDGLKLRDIEQGFMSMSRRVTFALFSPDGRNVYKDYKQLELSCETVEDVESWKASFLRAGVYPEKQETQENGDEEGQEQKSASEESSSDPQLERQVETIRNLVDSYMKIVTKTTRDMVPKAIMMLIINNAKDFINGELLAHLYASGDQSQMMEESAESATRREEMLRMYRACKDALQIIGDVSMATVSSPLPPPVKNDWLPSGLDNPRLSPPSPGGVRGKPGPPAQSSLGGRNPPLPPSTGRPAPAIPNRPGGGAPPLPGGRPGGSLPPPMLPSRVSGAVGGAIVQQSGANRYVPESMRGQVNQAVGQAAINELSNAFSSRFK
- the LOC117147758 gene encoding dynamin isoform X2; translation: MDSLITIVNKLQDAFTSLGVHMQLDLPQIAVVGGQSAGKSSVLENFVGKDFLPRGSGIVTRRPLILQLINGVTEYGEFLHIKGKKFSSFDEIRKEIEDETDRVTGSNKGISNIPINLRVYSPHVLNLTLIDLPGLTKVAIGDQPVDIEQQIKQMIFQFIRKETCLILAVTPANTDLANSDALKLAKEVDPQGVRTIGVITKLDLMDEGTDARDILENKLLPLRRGYIGVVNRSQKDIEGRKDIHQALAAERKFFLSHPSYRHMADRLGTPYLQRVLNQQLTNHIRDTLPGLRDKLQKQMLTLEKEVEEFKHFQPGDASIKTKAMLQMIQQLQSDFERTIEGSGSALVNTNELSGGAKINRIFHERLRFEIVKMACDEKELRREISFAIRNIHGIRVGLFTPDMAFEAIVKRQIALLKEPVIKCVDLVVQELSVVVRMCTAKMSRYPRLREETERIITTHVRQREHSCKEQILLLIDFELAYMNTNHEDFIGFANAQNKSENANKTGTRQLGNQVIRKGHMVIQNLGIMKGGSRPYWFVLTSESISWYKDEDEKEKKFMLPLDGLKLRDIEQGFMSMSRRVTFALFSPDGRNVYKDYKQLELSCETVEDVESWKASFLRAGVYPEKQETQENGDEEGQESASEESSSDPQLERQVETIRNLVDSYMKIVTKTTRDMVPKAIMMLIINNAKDFINGELLAHLYASGDQSQMMEESAESATRREEMLRMYRACKDALQIIGDVSMATVSSPLPPPVKNDWLPSGLDNPRLSPPSPGGVRGKPGPPAQSSLGGRNPPLPPSTGRPAPAIPNRPGGGAPPLPGGRPGGSLPPPMLPSRVSGAVGGAIVQQSGANRYVPESMRGQVNQAVGQAAINELSNAFSSRFK
- the LOC117147758 gene encoding dynamin isoform X3; protein product: MDSLITIVNKLQDAFTSLGVHMQLDLPQIAVVGGQSAGKSSVLENFVGKDFLPRGSGIVTRRPLILQLINGVTEYGEFLHIKGKKFSSFDEIRKEIEDETDRVTGSNKGISNIPINLRVYSPHVLNLTLIDLPGLTKVAIGDQPVDIEQQIKQMIFQFIRKETCLILAVTPANTDLANSDALKLAKEVDPQGVRTIGVITKLDLMDEGTDARDILENKLLPLRRGYIGVVNRSQKDIEGRKDIHQALAAERKFFLSHPSYRHMADRLGTPYLQRVLNQQLTNHIRDTLPGLRDKLQKQMLTLEKEVEEFKHFQPGDASIKTKAMLQMIQQLQSDFERTIEGSGSALVNTNELSGGAKINRIFHERLRFEIVKMACDEKELRREISFAIRNIHGIRVGLFTPDMAFEAIVKRQIALLKEPVIKCVDLVVQELSVVVRMCTAKMSRYPRLREETERIITTHVRQREHSCKEQILLLIDFELAYMNTNHEDFIGFANAQNKSENANKTGTRQLGNQVIRKGHMVIQNLGIMKGGSRPYWFVLTSESISWYKDEDEKEKKFMLPLDGLKLRDIEQGFMSMSRRVTFALFSPDGRNVYKDYKQLELSCETVEDVESWKASFLRAGVYPEKQETQENGDESASEESSSDPQLERQVETIRNLVDSYMKIVTKTTRDMVPKAIMMLIINNAKDFINGELLAHLYASGDQSQMMEESAESATRREEMLRMYRACKDALQIIGDVSMATVSSPLPPPVKNDWLPSGLDNPRLSPPSPGGVRGKPGPPAQSSLGGRNPPLPPSTGRPAPAIPNRPGGGAPPLPGGRPGGSLPPPMLPSRVSGAVGGAIVQQSGANRYVPESMRGQVNQAVGQAAINELSNAFSSRFK